Sequence from the Mustelus asterias chromosome X, sMusAst1.hap1.1, whole genome shotgun sequence genome:
TTCCTCATATCATTCTCCCGTTCGATCATTTGGTTAAATAAAATCACATCTTCAATATCAGTACACTGCAttttgagtctttgtattagctttaGTAGCTATACATAGCCTCAAGAGGAAGCCCCCGTCTACAATGGGAAAGTACAGGATGGACAGAAAACTAAATACGAGTCAAAAACAggtccaggttaagcagcgtttcacttgcacctctttcaatttggtctattgcactcgctgctcccaatgcgctctcctctatatcggagagaccaaacgttgactgggtgaccgctttgctgagtaCCTTCGGcctgtgcacaatcaggaccccGATCTTCCCGTTGCTtgcgatcctgctcccatgcccacatgtctgtccttggcctgctgcaatgttccagtgaagctcaatgcaaactggaggaacagcacgtTATCTTCTGGCTGGGCTTATtgcaaccttccggtctcaacatcgaattcaacaacttccgctgattagctccaccccaccctgacccttttattttcattttatttaatttttaactgttctcaaccttttatttcctttctttatttttcttcccctcattctttccccctattttatccccttttcttacatttgcttccctttccccctttttctcaattttaactCTCtcgcacccatctcccccctcatcATCTGTCACAcagcacagggtggcacagtgggttagcactgctgcctcacagcgccagggacccaggttcaattcctgacttcagtcactgtctgtgtggagtttgcacattctccccgtgtcggcatgggtttcctcccacagtccaagatgtgcaggctaggtgaattggccatgttaaattctccctcaatgtacccgaacaggcgccagagtgtggcgactaggggaatttcacagtaacttcgttgcagtgtgaatgtcagcctacttgtgactaataaataaactttaacttaccctcggatttcagcttctctgccgtttggccttttacaccttctattctctctatggactgccattggcAGCCTTTCCCCTCGTTTTTGTggctatggctcatctttcattcctcacCCGACAGTATAAACATCTCACACTTTCAAAATCTTttcactttgacaaagggtcatgtggaatcgaaacgtcagctcttttctctccttacagatgctgccagacctgctgagattttccagcattttctcttttggtttcagattttgtcttttggttccagcatctgcagtaatttgcttttattcagtctgaagttagaaccatagaaaattacagctcagaaacaggccttttggcccttcttgtctgtgctgaaccattttatgcctagtcccactgacctgcacttggaataGAACAATAGTTCACTGggctttcattgaatcatagaatccccacagttcggcccatcgagtctgcaccgaccacaatcccacccaggccctattccggtaaccctacatatttacgctgctaatcccctgacactagggtcaatttggtacggccaattcacctaacctgtgggaggaaaccagagtacccggaggaaacccacgcagacacggggagaatgtgcagactccacacagacagtgacccgagccgggaatcgaacccgggtccctggcgctttaagGAATCACTGTTATGGCACAATGGCGCCCTGCCTGAAGCAGCCAATAGCAATCATTTTGCTCCACGGTGACGTCCAGTGCACAGGCCCAGCgcacgggagccccgcccccacccattgttcccctccccctgcacctcctccagcccaggtttccaggcaaccggctggcggctccggccagagcgagaaacCGTTCGgtgatttctctctccctccagcccgggactgcgcatgtccaagtgAAAGGGGATTCTGCGCATGTGCGGTAGAGCGCCGACCCCCTTGACCCTCATGCTGAGATGTtggccaatgggaagagttggaggaccggaaggactcttgtcctcccagccaatcagagctcccccattgtttggatgcggaagttggccaatgagcttcagactAAGCTTCCGACtctgcagcatctgtgaggaaatCCAAAGGTGTTTTATAAGTATATTGTGGGCAGGAGgtgaccagggaaagagtagtgtTCATTAGGGACTAATGTGGTAAATTGTGTGTGGAGCTAGGAGACATTGGAGGGTTTTAAACGAATATTTTGCATCTATATTCACTGTGGGGCAGGATGATTTAGGTGTAGAAACGGGCGCGCGGGGGGGTTAACATTGAGAGAGAGGATGTAATAACGTTTTTAATGGGCCTAAAATTGTATAAATCCCTAACTCCaaatgggatgtatcccaggcttccgtgggaggcaagggaggagattgtagCGACACTTGACAATTTTCAAATCTCTGGCCATGGGAGAggtcagtaaggagtctcacaacaccaggttaaagtccaacaggtttatttggtagcaaataccataagctttcggagtgctgctccttcgtcagatggagtggaaatgtgctctcaaacagtgcacagcgacacaacatcaagttacagaatactgattagaatgcgaatcctacaaccagccaggtcttaaatgtacagacaatgtgggtggagggaacattaaacacaggttaaagagatgtgtattgtctccagacagaacagctagtgagattctgcaagcccaggaggcaagctgtgggggttactgataatgtgacataaatccaacatcccggtttaggccgtcctcatgtgtgcggaacttggctatcagtttctgctcagcgactctgcgctgtcgtgtgtcgtaaggccgccttggagaacgcttacctgaagatcagaggctgaatgcccgtgactaccacaggagaggtgccagaggactggagatgaTGTGGTACAATTAGCCAAGATGGGAAGTCAGGAAAATCCTGCATATTACAAGCCAGTGAGTCTAATTCAGCAGCAGGGAAAGTATTGGGCAAAATTCTAAGGGATAGAATTAATCTGCACTTGAGGAggtaaggattaatcaaggataggcagcatggttctgGCAAAGGGAGATAATGTCTGACAATTTCaattgaatttttgaggaggtgactggttGTGTAGGTGAGggtagtacagttgatgttgtctacatggatttcagtaaggtttttgacaaggtcccatatgggaggctgatgaagaaggtaagggcccatgggatccagggcaatttgctaAACTGGAtctaaaattggctgagtggcaggaggcagagggtgatggttgaaggttgtttttgtgactagaTTCCCCTGTCCAATCGTGTTccggagggatcagtgctgggccccttGTTTgtcgtgtacattaatgatctgggtgTGAatgtaggtttgcagatgacacaaaaattggtgctgTGGTAAATACTGAGGAGCAAAGCCTTAGATGACaggacaggggaggtggtggtgtagtattgtcactggactagtaatccaggtatCCAAGGGCCTGTGTTCGAATCTtaccatggcagaaggtgaaatttgaattcaccaaAATTGTGGAATTAAACAAAAAaatcaaatgatgaccatgaaaccattgtcgattttgcagatacaatagtgacttttaaggggcatcttgacaaatacatgaataggatgggaatggagggatatggtccctggaagggtagaggattttagttcagtcgggcagcatggttggtgcaggcttggagggccgaagggcctgttcctgtgctgtaattttcttcgttctttgtccTTGTTCTTTGATATCAacggggtggcactgctgcctcacagtgccagggaaccgggttcaattcccagctcaggtcactgcctgtgcagagtctgcacattctcaccgtgtctgtgtgggttacctccagatgctccagtttcctcccacagtctgaaagctggttaggtgcattggccctgctaaattctccctcagtgtacccgaacaggtgccgctgaagtgtagcgactaggggattttcacagtaacttcattgcagtgttaatgtaagcctacttgcgacactaataaataaaatttaaaactttagttagatGAGCAAAATAGTGGCAATTGGAATTCAACCCTGAAAAgtttgaagtaatgcattttgagaggacaaacaaggcaacgGAATGCTCATTGAATGGTCAGATCCTAGCAAATACAGAGGATCAGAGGAACCTTGGTGTGCAGAGGTCTCTGAAGGCAAAAGGACAGGTACataaggtggttcagaaggcaaatgggatacttgcctttattaactgaggcatTGAATAAAAGGGCAGGGAGGATataatggagctgtataaaagactggttaggccacagggtggagtactgtgtgcagttctggttgccacattataggaaggatgtaaatacactggaaaaggtgcagtagaaattcaccagggtgttgcctgggctggagtgtttcagctatcaagggagactggataggctggagttgttattcttggagcagagaagggttagggggacctgattgaggtgtatgaaattctgaggggcacagatagggggggtaggaaggaacttttctcttTAGTAGAGCGGTCAATTACCAGGGGCATGGATTTAGGTTCAAGGGCAGAAGGTTGATGGaagatatgaggaaaaacctttttcacccagagggtggcggaaatctggaactcactgcctaaaagAATGGCAGAGGTGGGAACctgcacaacatttaagaagtatttagatgagctctTGAAATGCCATAGTACACAAGGCTTCAGACCAagtgtggaaaatgggattagaaaagaAAGATGCTTAATGGCCggcacaaacacaatgggccgaagggcctctttctgtgctgtgaaactTTGACCACCCTCATCGGCAGCAAGTTCAAGATCATCGTCATCCATCACAACCCCCTGTATCTCCACTAACTGAAACAAaccatttaaaatatttttagtcGAGGAATATAGCCATATTTCTGTTaagctggcagcctgcatggagattttcagttctctgtgtccaggacaggaagcagtgagcatggatctgtcaatcagcctgaatcagcaccttcaggagaattgggagggtgaatattagatacagcagagtgagaatggagggagagtataTGGGATGGTGCTTTACAGCTTTgcaggaatgagagaggaaagagtgtTCCATAGAAaatagaattgtctgttctgaatttctaatcTGTACTGACTCTGATGAATCTTGTAAACTCCTTTTCAGAATATCAGGAGCTGAgggtttacagacagaaatctcgaaACAAAGGTCACagcaacatctgacagagtcactcaattcatcaggacctgaatatcatcggcctttgaatctagaaggagaaatgtttctctgttctgtctgcttctgcATATTTAAAGCAtggtgactggaaaagcaccgagacacacacacacctgagtgagagtgttccagtgcactgggtgtggaaagagctttaaccagttacacagcctgaaactacatcgcagcattcacagcagggagagactgttccagttttctgtgtgagatttaactgattgtttaacccggagagtcacaaggacaccggcaccatggcgaaaccttggaaatgtggggactgtgggaagggattcatatccCCATCTGCGGTGGCAAATCATcaacgcagccacactggggagagaccgttcacctgctctgagtgtgggaagggattcactcagtcatccaacctgcagagacaccaaggCACACATAccaaggagagaccctttaaatgctctgtctgtgggagcggattcaaaagcgcTCGTTATCtcttgtcccaccagcgcattcacactgaggagagaccgttcagctgctctcactgcacaaagagatttaaatggtcatcccaactgcagtcacaccagcgagttcacactggggagaaaccgttcacctgctctgagtgtgggaagggatttactcagttgtCCAACCTGCTGaatcacaaagtcactcacacccaggagagaccctttaaatgctctgtctgtgggagtgacttcaaaagctctcaggatctgatgtcccaccagcgcattcacaccgaggagagaccgttcagctgctctcactgtacaaagagatttaaatggtcatccgCACTACGgagccaccagcgagttcacaccggggagagaccattcacttgctctctgtgtgggatgggattcactgcttcatccagcctgaggaaacacaaaggcactcacagcaatgagagaccctttaaatgctctgactgtgggagcggcttcAATCGTGCTGCGGTTCTGAGggaccaccagcgcattcacaccggggagagaccgttcagctgctcgcACTGCTCAATGAGGTTTCGAACATCATCCTACTTgggggcacaccagcgagttcacactggcgagaggccattcacctgcgctgtgtgtgggaagggattcactcggtcatcccgccTGATGACGCACCAGCGAATGCACACCGGagaaagaccattcacctgctctgtgtgtgggaagggattcactgtttTAACCTTCTTGA
This genomic interval carries:
- the LOC144481929 gene encoding uncharacterized protein LOC144481929 gives rise to the protein MAKPWKCGDCGKGFISPSAVANHQRSHTGERPFTCSECGKGFTQSSNLQRHQGTHTKERPFKCSVCGSGFKSARYLLSHQRIHTEERPFSCSHCTKRFKWSSQLQSHQRVHTGEKPFTCSECGKGFTQLSNLLNHKVTHTQERPFKCSVCGSDFKSSQDLMSHQRIHTEERPFSCSHCTKRFKWSSALRSHQRVHTGERPFTCSLCGMGFTASSSLRKHKGTHSNERPFKCSDCGSGFNRAAVLRDHQRIHTGERPFSCSHCSMRFRTSSYLGAHQRVHTGERPFTCAVCGKGFTRSSRLMTHQRMHTGERPFTCSVCGKGFTVLTFLKSHQRVHTGEKPFTCSQCGKGFNDSSNLRRHQQVHK